The DNA sequence CCGCCCTGCATTTTACCAACCCGGAGAAAACGCAGCAGGAATTGGCGACCCTGACCGGGGTTGCCTGACTATAGGTGTTAGAAAAAGAATTTGGATTTCCAGCCGGTAGGGACAGGACAATGTCCTGTTCCTACCAAAAACATTAACTGAACAACTACATTGGGGAAGCCGATCATTTGCCGCTCAATCCTGGGCAAACTCGCCGGAGGGCAGGCCATTATCAAACTCTGGTTTGCCTTCTACCGGCTCAATCCAGGTAGTGCCAGCCTTGTAAGCGGCCACGTTCTCAATATCAACCACCGTGGAAGGCGTTTCTAAAATATAAGGCACCGGCTTGTGGTTGAGCACTTTGGCCATCTGTTCAAGCACAATCCGGCCCATCATGCGGGGATAAACACCCAAAGTGGCCGTGGTCTGCCCCTTTTCAATCAAATCCAGGGTCACGTCATTGCCGTCAATGCTGACACACCAAACATCTTGGTTGACCATCCGGTTCAGTTTTTGGGCGGCCAGGCACGCGCCAATGCCCATCTCGTCGGAATTGCCATAAAATACATCAATATCGGGATTTTGTTGCAAGGCAGCCGTAGCCACGTTAACGGCTTTCTCGCGTTCCCATTCGGCGGTTTGTTCTCCCACCACTTTAACCCCGGGACACCACTGTTCAAGCCCCCACTTATAGCCTTGGGTCCGGCGATTGGCGTGAAAGCCGGGGATGCCGGTAAGGATGAACACCTCGCCCTGCCCGTCGAGCAAAACGCAGGTATAGCGAGCCAGTTTGGCCGCCCCACTCCACTGATCGTAACCAATGTACTCAATCACTGTGCCTTCATCCACCGGCGTGATGAGGTTTTGCATAAACACAGGGATATTGGCCTGGTTGGCTTTTCTGACGGCCGTAACAATGGCTTTGGCGTCAATGGGGTTAACCGCAATGGCCGAAACTCCTTTTTGGATTTCTTGCTCAACCACGGTTACCTGACCGGCAAAATCGCCTTCTCGCTCAGCGGCCACCACGTCAACCGTCCACCCTAGTGTTTCAGCCGCTTCCACCGCCCCGCTTTTAATGGCTACGTGAAACGGGCTGGTAAAACCCGGCGGCACCACCGCCACGCGAATATTCTTGGCGGCGGCTTCCGCCTTGGCCATCGAAGGGGAGGTATCGGGCTGGCATTGGGCCGCAACAAGCGTTAGCAGGAACACCACCAATAAAACTTTTTGACCCATCATGGCACAATCTTCTCTCCTCTTTAAAATACTCCCGGCCCGGCCACGCCGCAATCAGGCCTGGCGCGATTGTTTGCGCAGCACATCAATGAGCACGGCCAGGATAATGATGGTGCCAATCATCACGCTTTTCCATTCAGCCGGAACGCTGTACATCACCAGGGCATTATTAATGGTGGTAATGATGAGCACGCCCACCAGGGTGCCCCAAATACCGCCGTGCCCGCCCATTAAACTGGCCCCGCCAATCACTACGGCCGCAATGGCGTGCAACTCATAGCCTTCGCCGTTGGTGTAAATGCCGCCGTCAAGCCGGGAAATGAGGATCACCCCGGCCAGGGCGCTGAGAAAGCCGGAGATGCCATAAATATAGAGCTTGCACTTATTTACATCTACCCCGGTTAACCTGGCCGTCAACTCGTTGCCGCCAATGGCATAACTATGCCGGCCCAGGGTGGTATAACTCAAAAAACACCAGCAAAAAAAATAAACCACCACCATCAGCACGGCCGGCATGGGAATACGCCAGAGATGGGCGTCAGAAAGCCATTTAAAATTGTCGGGCAAAAGATGGATGGGCGAGGCATTACTGTAAACCAGGGCCAACCCTTTGAAGGCGCTTAAGGTGGCCAGGGTGATGATAAAGGGCGATATTTTGAATCTGGTAATCAGAAGGCCGTTCAATAAACCGGCGAGCGTGCCCATCAGCAAGCCCATCAATAAGGCCAGGTACGAATTCAGCGGGGGAATAGGCCCCACGCCCCATTTCATCATCCCGGCGGCAATAACGCCGGTCAGGCCCACCAATGACCCCACCGACAGGTCTATGCCGCCGCTCAGAATCACCAGGGTTTGACCGGCGGCCACAATGCCAATGGTAGCCGCCTCAAGGGTAATCAGCATAAAATTATTGAATTGGCCAAAAAAGGGGTTAAATGTGGAGAGGGTGATGAGCATCAAAAGCAGGATCAGGATTGGCCCAAACTTGTCAAGCAAGTCTTTGAGGAGATAGTGCCTCCAAAAGTTGGCTCCGGTTTGTTTGCCGCCGGCGCTGATTTTATGCTCTATCATCCAGGGACACTCCCGGCAAAATCATTGCGCGCGCCGGTGATATAGGCCACCATCTCATCGCGGAAGTGGTGAACGGTGTGGTGGTTGATGGGCATGTCGGCCACTTTATAGCCGTGCCGCAACGCAATCACCCGGTCGGCCACCTGGTAAATATCTTCCAGGCGATGGCTGATAATGATAATGGATGCGCCCTGGGCCTTGAGTTGTTTGATCAAGGCCATCACCTCCTCAATGGCCGCAATACTCATGGCAGCGGTTGGCTCGTCCATGATGATAATTTGGGCATTAAAGGCAGTGGCCCGGCCAATGGCCACGGCCTGGCGCTGGCCCCCGGATAGATTTTCCACCCTGGCCCGGACCGAAGCAATATCAATTTTGAGCCGCTGCATCAGCCTTTTGGCTCTGCTTTCCATCAGGGGTTTGTTCATAATTTTCAGGGGGCCTACCTTGAACAGCACCTCCTCCCGACCTAAAAAAATGTTACTGGAGATGTCAAGATTGTTGGCCAGGGCAAAATCCTGGTACACCATCTCAATGCCCAGCCGGCGTGATTCCTCAGGCCCCCAAAAACGCACCGCCTGGCCGTCAACAAAAATCTCTCCCTGATCTGGAGCGTATGCTCCGGTTAAAATTTTCATCAGGGTAGATTTACCGGCGGCATTATCGCCCACCAGGCCCAACACTTCGTTCTTATACAGAGTTAGATCAACACCCCGTAATGCTTGCACCGCGCCAAACTTTTTGTGGATGTTACACATTTTGACAAGGGGGATTGGGTTTGACATGGGGGGATCCTTGTTGAAACCGGGTATCAAAGTAGGTTATTCACCTACATCATCTCACCCTTTCAATGCGCCGGCCAGGAGGCCTCGGATGAAGTACCGCCCCAACAGCAGAAAGAACACCAGCGGCACCGAAACAGTCAACAGTGAAGCCGCCATTTGTAGATTGTAAGGTGAGATAGTACTCCCTTGGGTCATGGCCATAGCCACTTGCACGGTTTGCGTTTTCGGGGTAACCAGGGTCAGGGCAATGAAGAATTCGTTCCAGACCTGAGTAAAGATGATGATGGACACCGAGGCATAAGCCGGCAACGAGATGGGGGAAACGATTAAAAAGAAGGTTTGAACCCTGGAAGCGCCGTCTACCTCCGCAGCCTCTTCTAGTTCCCTGGGAATACCCAGGAAGAAGGTGCCCATCAAAACCGAAGCCAGAGGCAGGTTGATAATTAAATAACAGAGGATTAAACCAAGGTGCGAATTAATTAGCCCGAACTTTGCGGTGATGGTGGTTAGAGGGATAATGACCGCCTGGTACGGCAAATAAAGGGCAATGCCAACCAGGATAAAGATTACCCGGGTAAAGGTAGATTTGGCCCGGCTCAAATAGTATCCTCCCAAGCTGCCAAAGAACGCAGCAAGCGCCGTAACGGCTACTGTAATGATCGTCGAGTTGATGATGGGGCGCAACATCGGAATCAAGAAATTCCGGCTGCCAAACAACGCATCGGTGTAATTTTGAATTTGAGGCAAGGCGGGGAAGGCCAGGTACGTTCGCTGAGTGATTTCGGGCAGCGTCTTTAGGGAATTATTAATCATCACGTAGATCGGCAAAATATAGGCGCAGGTCAACATCACCAGAACTATAAAGACAATGATTTTGAGGGTTGTGCTTTTACTTTTCATTCGAACCACTTCCTGAAGGCATAGATAGTATACGGGACGACGATGATGAACGCCAGGAGAAAGATGATCACGCCAATCGCCGCGCCGGCCGAGGCCAGGCGCTGATCGTAAGCAGTAACGATCATGTTCGTCGCCAGCACGTCGGTGGCAATACCCGGGCCGGTTCTGGTGACGATCCAAACAATGTCAAACACTTTCAAGGTGGAAATCAGTAACAGCGATACCAACACCAGGATGCCGGCGCGAATATTGGGAATAATCACCGCAAACAGGGTTCTCAGTTTTGAAGCGCCATCCACCGTGGCCGCCTCGACCATCTCTTGTAGTTCAGAGGTGCGCAAAGAGGATTGAACAATAATAACGGAAAAACCAAGATACTGCCAAACAAAAATAAGAATCAACCAATAAGTGGCCGTGCTTGGGTTGTTGGTATACGTAAACGGAGATTGAATACCCACGGAGCCCAGCAAGGTATTGAACACCCCCTTCTCCGGCTGGTACATCCACGACCAGATTGTTCCGGTTACAACAAAGGACATGGCCACCGGATAGAGAATGAGGGTACGGACATACGCCTCAACCCCTCGAAAGGGCGCCAACTCCAGGAGATAAGCCAGAAAAATGGCCACGATTGAGGTAGGGATCACCCCCAGAATCAACCATTTTAGATTATTCCCCACATCAACCCAGAAACGGCCCTGGTTGAACAGGTAATGATACCACTTCAACCCAGAAAAAGTATAGTCGGGGGCCGTGCCGACCCAATCGGCCATAGAAACGTAAAAGTTCCAGAACAACGTTCCATAAAGGATGGATAAGAAAACCAGCAGCGGCAAGGTAAAAACCAGAAATTCGGTAATAGCCGCCCAAATTTTTTGAGATTTTATTGTTTTTTGCGTCTCGGTCGCAATCACCCTGATCACCTCTGCTGAGTTAATTTAGGCTACGGATTGGAAATCAATATTACCGGAGATTCCTCGTCGCTTTGCTCCTCGAAATGACACTTTTGGGCAAATGTCAACAGAACCTAAATCCTTAGCCCTAAACAGGAAGAATACCCGTTGACTGATTAAACTTAGGTAGGGATACACACACACGGGGCATGTATCCCTACCTGATTTATCCTATATTCGGCTCGTCTTTACCGCATAGAGCACGATTCATCAAGTGGCCGACTTCTGCCAACCATTACGGCCATTGATACCAGGCTGCGCCTTCCTTAACGTTGAAGACTGTCATCATATCGGCTGTCTCGGCGATGGTCGCGTCAACATCCGGGTCCGCTGAAGCGAAGAAGGTGGAGATGATGACCCGGTACTGCACCTGAGCGGCATTGGGCAGAATGGTGCCGTGCTGGTCAAGGATCAGCTTGTCGGGGTTGTTGCTCACATACTCCTGCATCTCCTGGCGGATGGGATCAGGGAACTCGGTCGGATCAATATCGGTGCGGGCAAACATACCGCCCTGGGTAACATCGGTGGGAATCTGCAGTTCGGGTGAAGCCACAACCTCCAGCCAGTTCAAACACTCGGCCATATTGGGCGCGCCAACGGTGCAGCCGTAGGTATCGGGGTGGAAGAGCAAGATGCGGTCCGGTACGGTGGGGTAGTTCACTGCGCCAAAATCAACACCCGGTTCCCAGCCTGAGCCTTTGATAAAGGCGCCGATGGCCCAGGTACCCATGATGGTCATGGCCGCTTGTTCGGAGCCAACCGCGGAAACGGCCTGGTCCCAGGTCAGGCTGGAGTGATCTGCGTTGATGTAGGGCTGTAGCGCGGCAAATTTCTCCAGCGATTCTTTGAAGATGGGGTCGTTAGCAACGTCTACTTCGCCCTTGAAAAATTGGACATAATACTCAGGGCCGCCCAACTCCATCATAATGGTGTCGAGCACAAAAACATCGGACCAATTGTCCTTTGAGCCGACGGCCAGGCAGGCCATGTCGGGCTGAGCCTCTTGGATAGCCTCACAAGCGGCCATTAAGTCATCATAGCCGGCAGGCGCAGAGAGGCCCAGTTCGTCGAACAACTTTTGATTGTAGTACAGGATGTTTTCCAGGTGCATGTTCAACGGAACCGAGTAGGGATGCCCATTGATGGACACAGCGTTGAGCAGGGGCTTGGGAATTTTGGCAGCGTAATCCATTTCCGCATAAAAATCATCCAGAGGCTCCAGGACATTGCTGTCAACATAGTCCTTCAACTCGGCGCCGCCCAGGGTCTGGAACGTGTCGGGCGGAATACCGGCCGTGATGCGGGCTTTGAGGACGATACGGTGTTCGGTGCCGCCGCCGCCCGGTACCGGGTTCTCCACAACCTCAATATCGGGATATTTGTCTTTGAGCGCCGCGAACATGGCATCGGCTGCTTCGCGCTCGCCGGGAGCGGTCCACCAGTGGAAGATTTCCAGTTGTTTGGCCTGGGGTTCCGGGGTGGCGGTGACAACCACTTCCTTTTCCACTTCCTTGACTACTTCCTTCTCAACCTCAACGGTTACCACCTTCTCGACCTCGACCTGCTTTTCTACCTCTTTGGTAACCACTTTTTCGACCACCTGCGGTTCGCCGGCGCAGGCCGCCAAGAGCAAACCCAAGATGGCTAAAAGGGTAACAAAAATAAGCATGTGTTTTGTTTTGTGATACATCGTTGTCAATCTCCTCTTTGTGATAGATAATTAGATGCTCAACATTTAATGATTGGGTTTACCTTTAAACTCGTTTGACTATTTTTTCTGGGCAATAAACCTCCTTTACCTGTGTTTTGGGGTTAGGCATATTTTTGGCTAAGATGACTTTTCTGAATGCACCTCCTTTCTTGATGGAGATTTCTCGGAAAGTCAACAACCACTTTTGGATGGAACCGGATAGACCATACAAGGTACGTTTT is a window from the Anaerolineae bacterium genome containing:
- a CDS encoding sugar ABC transporter substrate-binding protein, whose product is MMGQKVLLVVFLLTLVAAQCQPDTSPSMAKAEAAAKNIRVAVVPPGFTSPFHVAIKSGAVEAAETLGWTVDVVAAEREGDFAGQVTVVEQEIQKGVSAIAVNPIDAKAIVTAVRKANQANIPVFMQNLITPVDEGTVIEYIGYDQWSGAAKLARYTCVLLDGQGEVFILTGIPGFHANRRTQGYKWGLEQWCPGVKVVGEQTAEWEREKAVNVATAALQQNPDIDVFYGNSDEMGIGACLAAQKLNRMVNQDVWCVSIDGNDVTLDLIEKGQTTATLGVYPRMMGRIVLEQMAKVLNHKPVPYILETPSTVVDIENVAAYKAGTTWIEPVEGKPEFDNGLPSGEFAQD
- a CDS encoding carbohydrate ABC transporter permease, with amino-acid sequence MKSKSTTLKIIVFIVLVMLTCAYILPIYVMINNSLKTLPEITQRTYLAFPALPQIQNYTDALFGSRNFLIPMLRPIINSTIITVAVTALAAFFGSLGGYYLSRAKSTFTRVIFILVGIALYLPYQAVIIPLTTITAKFGLINSHLGLILCYLIINLPLASVLMGTFFLGIPRELEEAAEVDGASRVQTFFLIVSPISLPAYASVSIIIFTQVWNEFFIALTLVTPKTQTVQVAMAMTQGSTISPYNLQMAASLLTVSVPLVFFLLLGRYFIRGLLAGALKG
- a CDS encoding sugar ABC transporter ATP-binding protein; translated protein: MSNPIPLVKMCNIHKKFGAVQALRGVDLTLYKNEVLGLVGDNAAGKSTLMKILTGAYAPDQGEIFVDGQAVRFWGPEESRRLGIEMVYQDFALANNLDISSNIFLGREEVLFKVGPLKIMNKPLMESRAKRLMQRLKIDIASVRARVENLSGGQRQAVAIGRATAFNAQIIIMDEPTAAMSIAAIEEVMALIKQLKAQGASIIIISHRLEDIYQVADRVIALRHGYKVADMPINHHTVHHFRDEMVAYITGARNDFAGSVPG
- a CDS encoding ABC transporter permease, whose protein sequence is MIEHKISAGGKQTGANFWRHYLLKDLLDKFGPILILLLMLITLSTFNPFFGQFNNFMLITLEAATIGIVAAGQTLVILSGGIDLSVGSLVGLTGVIAAGMMKWGVGPIPPLNSYLALLMGLLMGTLAGLLNGLLITRFKISPFIITLATLSAFKGLALVYSNASPIHLLPDNFKWLSDAHLWRIPMPAVLMVVVYFFCWCFLSYTTLGRHSYAIGGNELTARLTGVDVNKCKLYIYGISGFLSALAGVILISRLDGGIYTNGEGYELHAIAAVVIGGASLMGGHGGIWGTLVGVLIITTINNALVMYSVPAEWKSVMIGTIIILAVLIDVLRKQSRQA
- a CDS encoding sugar ABC transporter permease; this translates as MIATETQKTIKSQKIWAAITEFLVFTLPLLVFLSILYGTLFWNFYVSMADWVGTAPDYTFSGLKWYHYLFNQGRFWVDVGNNLKWLILGVIPTSIVAIFLAYLLELAPFRGVEAYVRTLILYPVAMSFVVTGTIWSWMYQPEKGVFNTLLGSVGIQSPFTYTNNPSTATYWLILIFVWQYLGFSVIIVQSSLRTSELQEMVEAATVDGASKLRTLFAVIIPNIRAGILVLVSLLLISTLKVFDIVWIVTRTGPGIATDVLATNMIVTAYDQRLASAGAAIGVIIFLLAFIIVVPYTIYAFRKWFE
- a CDS encoding carbohydrate ABC transporter substrate-binding protein, whose product is MYHKTKHMLIFVTLLAILGLLLAACAGEPQVVEKVVTKEVEKQVEVEKVVTVEVEKEVVKEVEKEVVVTATPEPQAKQLEIFHWWTAPGEREAADAMFAALKDKYPDIEVVENPVPGGGGTEHRIVLKARITAGIPPDTFQTLGGAELKDYVDSNVLEPLDDFYAEMDYAAKIPKPLLNAVSINGHPYSVPLNMHLENILYYNQKLFDELGLSAPAGYDDLMAACEAIQEAQPDMACLAVGSKDNWSDVFVLDTIMMELGGPEYYVQFFKGEVDVANDPIFKESLEKFAALQPYINADHSSLTWDQAVSAVGSEQAAMTIMGTWAIGAFIKGSGWEPGVDFGAVNYPTVPDRILLFHPDTYGCTVGAPNMAECLNWLEVVASPELQIPTDVTQGGMFARTDIDPTEFPDPIRQEMQEYVSNNPDKLILDQHGTILPNAAQVQYRVIISTFFASADPDVDATIAETADMMTVFNVKEGAAWYQWP